Genomic segment of Corynebacterium appendicis CIP 107643:
GACAGGCCACGCTCGTAGCGGAGCTCGGCGAGCAGTTGCAGGATCGACGCCTGGACGGACACGTCGAGGGCCGAGGTGATCTCGTCGCACACGAGTACCGACGGCGCGTTGACGAGCGCGCGGCCGATCGCGGCGCGCTGGCGCTCACCGCCGGACAGGTCGCCGGGGCGGCGGTCGTAGAAGCTGCGGTCGAGCTGCACGGCTTCGAGGGTCTCTTCGACGATGGCGCGTTGCTCGTCGCGGGACAGCTCGCCTGCCATGACGAGTGGAACGCTCATTGATTCGCCGATGGTGCGCCTCGGGTTCAGCGATGAGAACGGCGACTGGAAGATGTACTGCACGTCCTTGCGGTGTTCGAGTGTGCGGTCGCGGCTGGAGTGCGCGAGTTCTTTGCCGCGCAGCAGCACGTCGCCGGTGTAGCCGGGGTTGAGGCCGGCGATCGAGCGGGCGAGGGTGGTCTTGCCGGAGCCGGATTCGCCGAGCAACAGCGTGGATTCGCCGGCTTCGATGGCGAGGTTAATGCCGTGCAGGACCTTGTTGTCGCCGTACGCCATTTCGAGATCGCGGACTTGCAGCAGCGGCGTTTCAGCGGACGCCGCGGGGTCGCCGTGGACCTCGGCCCAGGAGTTGGTCCAGCGGTCGTTGCCCGCGATGTCCTTTTCACCTTCCAGGTCGGGGATGGCGCCGAGAAGCTTGCGGGTGTAGGCGTGCTTCGGGTTGTACAGGACGGCGTTGAAGGGGCCTTCTTCGACGATGTCGCCGCGGAGCATGACGATGACGCGGTCGACGAGCTCGCCGACGACAGCCAGATCGTGGGTGATGTAGAGCGAGGCGACGTCGTTCTTCATCGTCATGGTGCGGATCGTTTTCAGGACATGGTTCTGGGTGGTCACGTCGAGGCCGGTGGTCGGCTCGTCGAGGATGAGCACGTCGGGGTACATGGCGAACGCCATGGCGATGCCGACGCGCTGCTGCTGCCCTCCGGAGAGCTGGTGCGGCCAGCGTGCGAGGTACTCTTCGGTGTCGGGCAGATCGACGTCGCGCATGACTTCGCGGACGCGTTCGGCGCGCTCGGACGAGCTGGAGCCGTACCCGTGGATGTCGAGGACCTCGCGGACCTGGTCGCCGATGCGCATCGCCGGGTTGAGGCTGAGCGCGGGGTCCTGCGGGATGTATGCGACGCGGGAGCCGCGCATGTCGCGCACATCGTCTTCGCTAAGCGAGAGGACGTCGGTGGTTTTGTCGTCGCGGGAGTAGAGCGTGACGGATCCGTCGGTGATGGTCAGGCCGGTGCGCACGTGGCCGAGCGCTGCAAGTCCGGCGGTGGTCTTACCGGAACCGGATTCGCCGACGAGGCCGACAATTTCGCCGCGGTAGAGGTCGATGTCGACTCCGTGGAGGATCTCGGTGCCGCTGTAGGTCGCCATCCGCAGGTCGCGGATGCGCAGCACGAGCGTGTCGTCGTCGCGCACGGGGGGTACGTAGTCGCCTCCGCCGCCAGTCGAGGACCACAGCGAGTCTCTTCCGCTTATCGACGACTTCTTCGGCCCCTTGCCGTCCGCATTAATCGAGGTGGTCATGCGTTCTCCTTCGGGGCAGCCTGGGTGGTGCGGCTGCGGGTGTCTTCGTTGATGATGGGGGCGACCTTGTCCTGGCGGTCGCTCGGGATGGTGGCGCCGGTGCGCTTGATGGGGGTGGCGGTGGAGGCGGTGGCGCGGGCGGTGGCGTCGGCAAGCATGTTGGTGCCGATGGTGAGCACCGCAATGGCGATGACCGGCAGAACCACGCCCCACGGCTGGATAGACAGCGCGATGCGGTTCTCGTTGATCATCAGTCCCCAGTCAGCGGCCGGCGGCTGGATGCCCAGGCCCAGAAAGGACAGGGAAGCGATGGAACCGATGGAGTAGGTCAGGCGCAGTCCGGCCTCGACGGACAGCGGGCCGGTGATATTCGGCAGGATCTCTTGGGTGAGGATCTTCCAGTGTGGCACCGAGTACATCTGGGCGGCGCGGATGTAGTCCTCGTTGGTGACCGACTGGGTGGCCGAGCGCGCCACGCGGGCGATGCGCGGTGCGTGGGTCAGGCCGATGACGAGTACCAGGACGGTCGCGGAGGGGCCGAAAATCACGATGGCGAGCATCGCGAAGATCAGCTGCGGGAAGGCCAGCAGGACATCGTTGATGCGCATGATCACAGCGTCGGTTGCACCACCGGTGTAGCCGGCGATCATGCCGAGCACCGTGCCGACGACCATTCCCAGCAACGTCGCCAAAAATGCCGTGATGAGCAGGATCAGTCCGCCGCCGATGAAGCGGGAGGCGACGGAGCGGCCGAGGTTGTCGGTGCCGAAGACACCGTCGGAGGTGAACGGCAGGCCGAGGAACTCGGTCGTGGAGTAGCCGGTGAGCTGCTCCGTGAAGAAGTAGCCGAGAAGCGCTACGAGCAATACCAGGCCGGTGAGGATCATGCCCACTTTGCCTTCCGGCTGCGCCCAGATGCGCTTGAGCAGCGGGTCGGGTTTGGACAGGGAGGCTTTCAGCTCGTCGCCGGTCCTGACATCGGAGGGTGCGCCGGTAGCGCTTTTAGCGGCGCTGCTTTCGGTGTGCGCGGCGGCCGGCTCGGTCGCTGCGGCCTTGTCAGCCTTGAGCGACTCTACGGACTCGGAGCCAGTGTTCTGTGGCTGGGTCATTAGTTGCTCCTTAGCTTGGGGTTGGCCATGATGCCGATGACATCGGCAAGCAGGTTGACCACGACGTAGACGGCGGCGATCAGGAGGGTGACCGCCTGCACGACTTGGACGTCGCGGTAGTTGACGGCGTCGATCATGGCGACGCCGAGGCCCGGGTAGCGGAACAGGTACTCGACCACGACGATGCCGCCGGCGAGCCATGCCAGCTGGATCGCCACGACCTGGGCGATGGGGCCGATGGCGTGGGGGAGCGCGTGGCGGAAGATGACGCGGCGCTCAGGCACGCCCTTGAGACGGGCCATTTCGACATAACCCGAGTCGAGGGTTTCGATCATCGTGGCGCGGGTCATGCGCGCGATGTACGGGCTGACGACCAGCGCGAGGGTGAGCGTCGGCAGCACGAGCTGCGATGGGTACGACCAGACGGAGGCGCCCGGCTGCGACATCGTCACCGCGGGCAGCACCTGGAAGACCGACGTGGCGAAGACCGTGACCAGCAAAATACCGATCACGAACTCCGGCATTGCCGCGAGGATCAGCGTGACCCAGGTGATGGCCTGGTCGCGGCGGAAGCCCCTCCACCATGCGGCGTAGATGCCGACGAGGATGCCAAGCGGAATCGCGATCAGCGCTGCGAGGGCCATCAAGACCAGGGAGTTGACCAGCGGTTCACCGAGCAGTTCGGAGACAGGGCCGCCGGTGGTGGTGGAGGTGCCGAAGTCGCCGGTGAGCACCCCGCCCAGCCACAGGAAGTAGCGCTCGACGGGATTTTTGTCCAGGTTCATTTCGGCCTGGAGCGCATCGATGCGTTCTGGAGTGGCCTGCTGGCCCAGGATCGCGCGGGCGGGATCGCCCGGCAGCAGCAGCGTGGCGCAGAAGATGATGACCGACACTGCCAGAAGAATGAAGATGCTCAAGCCGAGTCGGCGAGCGATGAGTTTGCCCATTGTCTATGCCTCCGCAATCCACATGTCGTAGAACAACGCCTGGGAGAGTGCGATGCCGCTTGGGTGGGGGCGCGCTCCGACCACGTAGTTGTGGTACGCGTCCACCTGGTTGGGGAAGCCCCAGATGATGTAGCCGCCGCGGTCGTAGAACTCGCGCTGGAGCTCCTTGATCTCTTTGCTGCGTTCGCGGTCGTCGACAATGCCGCGGGCGGCTTCGACGCGGGCGGTGAATTCGTCGTCGACCCAGTGCGTCTCGTTGAACGGCGCGTCCTCGGTGGCGCAGCGGTTGACCTGCTCGAGGAAGTTTCGCGTGTAGTAGAAAGTCTGGGAGAACGGGTAGGACAGGTAGTTGCCGTCGGCCCAGAAGGTGGTCGAGTCGACCTGGTCGATCTTTACGCGGATGCCGGCGTCGCGGACCTGCTCCGTGAACACCTGCGCGGCGCGGACAGCGCCGGAGGCGATTTCGGAGGTGGCGAGAGTGACGTCGATGCCGTCGGGGTAGCCGGCGTCGGCAAGCAATTTCTTTGCTTTTTCGATGTTCTGCTCGCGCTGCGGGAATTCGTGGGGGTACGCCGGGTCGTAGAGGGCGAACATGTCGTTGCCGACCTGGCCTTCACCGGAGAAGACTTGGTCGACCATGCCGGGGCGCGCGCAGGCGAGGCGCATGGCCTGGCGAACGCGCTCGTCGTCGAAGGGCTCGTGGTCGACGCGCATGGTGAAGGGGAGCCACATGCCGGTTTCAGAACTGACGACGCGCATGCGCGGGTCAGACTCGATGACGCGGACCAGGGCGTGGTTGAGCGCGCCGATGCCGTCGACCTGGGAGGACAGCAACGCGTTGAGCATCGCGTCCTCCTGGTAGAAGTCGACGACCTCGACGCGGTCCAGGTTGGCGGGGCCGAGGAAGAAGTGCTCGTTGCGCTCCATGACGGTCTCGCGGCCGGCGGAGAAGCTGACCAGTTTGAAGGGACCGGCGCCGATCGGGTTCTCTGGGTCGTAGTCTTCGGGGACGATGCCCATCTGGTACTCGGCGAGAGCATCGGTCAAGGTCGCGTCGGGCCGCGACAAGGAGATCGTCAGCGTGCGGTCGTCGACGACGTTCATGGCTTCGATGTGCGCGATGGACCCTGCGCCGTTTTTCGGGTCGTCCGGATCGGCGACGCGCTCGTAGGTAGCAATCACGTCCTCCGGGCGCACCGGGCGGCCGTCGGAGAATTTCACGCCTTCACGCAGCCGGATGGTCCACTCGGTCGCGTCTTCATTCGGCTCGAGGCTCTCGGCGAGACGGTTTTCCAGCTCGTACTCGTAGCCGCGGCGCACGAGGGACTCGTACAGATTGACCACGCGGGCGGCGTCGCTGGAACTGGCGGGGATGTGCGCATCCACGGTGTCGGCGGTGGAGCCGCCCACGAGTCCGACGCGCAGGGTGCCACCCTTGCGCGGCGGGCCCGACGTAACGATATTTTCAGCCGGCATCGTCGGCGAGCATGCCGCGAGGGCAGTCGCCGAACCAGCGACCGCCGCGGTGCCCAGCAACTGCCGGCGCGAAAGTTCAACCATGTTTATGCGTTCTCCTTCACCAAGACAGCGTCCGCTGTCATCCACGTATTCAGATATGCCGTCACAGCGTCCGCCGCGTCCGTCGCCGACAGTGCGCCGATGAGCATTTGCACACCGAGACCGTCGATCGTCACCGTGACAGCGCTCACCATGTCGTCGGGCTCGGCGGCGGCGAATTGGCCGGACGCCATGCCTTCGAGCACGATGGCGCGCAGCTGCTGGTCCCAGCGGCAGTAGGCCACGGCAGTCGCTTCTTTCGCGTCCGCGAACATCGGCGACGACGCCCAGAATTGAGCCCACGTCGTCCACTCGCGGGTGGCTTCCGCCGAACCGTCGAGCGGCACGAGTGCAAAGCGCACCAGACGCTGCGCAGGATCGCTTATCGACGCCACCGCTTCCCGCCTTTCCGCCGCCTGCTCCGAACAGAGGTCGAGAGTGGCGAGGAAGATCGCGTGCTTCGAGTTGAAGTAGTAGTGGACAGCAGAGCTGGACATTCCTGCTTCCCGGGCGATGTCCGCGACCTTGACCGCCTGGTAGCCGTTCGAGGTGAACAGCGGCCATGCGGCTGCGGCGATCGCGCGGCGCCGGTCTGCCCATTCCGCTTCGCGAGGGCGGGCAGCCGACGGTGCGTGACCTGTGGCCTTTGCGGACAGCGGCCTCAAACTGTCCACGGTGACGCCTGTGATCTCCGCCAAGCGCTCGAGTTCGTCAGCGCTGAAGCGCCGCACGCCCGAAAGCGACTTGGAGAGTTTGCTGGCGTCGATCCCCAAATGGGTAGCCACGTCCGCGTGCCTGAGGCCCGCCGCAGTGATCGCGGCGCGAGCCGCAGTGTTCGGACGTGTTTGGGGCATGTCTGCGACCTTATGTGCAGCTGAGAGCCAGTCGCAACTTTTTGACTCGGAGGTGAAGGAAGTCGCAACTGCGGTGGGCGTCGACAAGCGAAATGCGGAACTGACCTAGACTGGCGGGCATGGCTTTTGCTGCTGAGCACCCCGTTTTGTCACACTCCGAGTTCCGTCCCGTTGGGGAGGTGGAGCGCACCGAGAAACTCTTCAAGGTCGAGTCCGAATTTGAGCCGTCGGGCGACCAGCCGAAGGCCATCGCGGAGCTGGACAAGCGTCTACGCAACGGTGAACCAGACGTGGTGCTCATGGGTGCGACGGGCACCGGTAAGTCGGCGACTGCGGCCTGGCTGATCGAGCAGCAGCAGCGACCGACGCTCGTGATGGCACCGAATAAGACGCTCGCGGCGCAGCTGGCCACCGAGCTGCGCGAACTGCTGCCGAATAATGCGGTCGAGTACTTCGTGTCGTACTACGACTACTACCAACCGGAGGCGTACATCGCGCAGACGGACACCTACATCGAGAAGGATTCGTCGATCAACGACGACGTCGAGCGTCTCCGCCATTCCGCGACCTCGGCGCTGCTCAGCCGGCGCGACGTGGTCGTGGTCTCCTCCGTCTCGTGCATCTACGGCCTGGGCACACCGCAGTCGTACCTCGACCGTTCGCTGCTGCTGCGCGTCGGCGAGGAAATCGATCGAGACCGCTTCCTGCGCCTGCTTGTCGACGTCCAGTACGAGCGCAACGACGTCGACTTCAAGCGCGGAACCTTCCGCGTGAAGGGCGACACCGTCGACATCATCCCGGCGTACGAGGAAGTGGCCGTGCGCGTGGAATTCTTCGGCGACGAAGTCGACTCGCTGTACTACATCCACCCGCTCACCGGCGATGTGTTGGAGCAGCGTGACGAGCTGCGTATCTTTCCGGCGACGCACTACGTGGCCACCGAGGAGCGCATGGAAAAGGCAATCGAGGCGATCAAGGAAGAGCTCGCCGACCGCCTCGAGGACCTGGAGAACCGCGGTAAGCTGCTCGAAGCGCAACGGTTGCGCATGCGCACCGAGTATGACCTTGAGATGATCCAGCAGGTCGGCTTCTGCTCGGGTATCGAGAACTACTCGCGGCACATGGACGGACGCGCGGCAGGGTCGGCGCCGGCGACGTTGATCGACTATTTCCCGGAGGACTTCCTCACCATCATCGACGAGTCGCACGTCACCGTCCCGCAGATCGGCGGCATGTATGAAGGCGACATGTCGCGCAAGCGCAACCTCGTCGAGTTCGGCTTCCGCCTGCCGTCCGCGGTGGACAACCGCCCGTTGACGTTCGACGAGTTCGAGGACCGCGTCGGCCAGACTGTTTACATGTCGGCAACACCGGGCGATTACGAGTTGGAGGCCGCCGGCGGCGAATTCGTCGAGCAGGTCATCCGACCGACAGGCCTGGTCGACCCGAAGGTGACGGTCCGCCCGACGAAGGGCCAGATCGACGATCTCATCCACGAAATCCGCGAGCGCACGGAGAAGGACGAACGCGTCCTGGTCACCACCTTGACCAAGCGTATGGCGGAAGACCTCACCGACTACTTCCTCGACAACGGGATCAAGGTGCGGTACCTGCACTCGGACATCGACACGTTGCAGCGTGTCGAGCTGCTGCGCCAGCTGCGCCTCGGTGAATTCGACGTGCTCGTGGGCATCAACCTGCTCCGCGAGGGCCTTGACTTGCCGGAGGTCTCACTCGTGGCCATTCTCGACGCCGACAAAGAAGGGTTCCTGCGCTCCACGAAGTCGCTCATCCAGACCATCGGCCGCGCCGCGCGCAACGTCTCCGGTGAAGTCATCATGTACGGAGACGACATCACCGAATCCATGCAGGCGGCCATCGACGAGACCGAACGCCGCCGCGCCAAGCAGATCGCTTACAACAAAGAGCACGGGATCGACCCGCAGCCGCTGCGCAAGAAAATCGCGGACATTCTCGACGAAGTCTACGAGCACAGCGACGACAACGCTGCCTCGGCCTCCGGCGAGACATCCATGCTCGAGGGGCGCGACACGTCGTCCATGGCGCAAGACGAGATTCAGCAGCTTATCGACGACCTCACCACCCAGATGACCAGTGCCGCCGGCGAGCTGAAATTCGAGTTGGCCGGGCGGCTGCGTGACGAGATCGCCGATCTGCGCAAGGAGCTCCGCGGTGTGAAAGAAGCCGGTATATAGTGGCCTGGAGTATCGCCTTCGGCAACACGGCGGGGGCCTGTCAGGGCCCGGCGGCTCACGTAGCAGCGCCCCCGGCGTGGAGTCAGAACACGAAAGGCGAGGACAACGTGTCAACACGGAAGGTGCACCATGGCTAAGAACTACAACACCATCGTTGTCGGAACGGACGGATCAGCGTCCTCTCTGCTCGCCGTCGAGCGCGCGGCTGAGCTCGCCGGCGCATTCGGCGCCAAGCTCGTCATCGGTTGCGCCTACTACGAGTCCGAGGACGAAGTCTCCTCGACTCTGCGCCAGGACTCCAACACGATCCTCGGCAACGACACCGCCCGCGCGAACCTGTCGTCCGCAGTCGAGCGCGCCAAGGAGACGGGCCTGGACAATGTCGAGACCGCCGTGCGCCCCGGCACCCCGGTCGAGGCCCTGATGAGTATCGTCACCGACTTCAGCGCAGAACTGCTCGTCGTGGGCAACCGCGGCATCAATTCGCTGACCGGCCGCCTGCTCGGCTCCGTGCCGGCCGATGTCGCCCGCCAGTCGGACTGCGATGTGATGATCGTTCACACCGTCGCGTAGCCCGCTGTGCCCGCAGCTCTACGCCAGCGGGCACCGTCGCGCGCTCATCCCGCCCATTTCGCAGCCCGCAGCCGAGCCGAACTGGGAAGTCGGGCCCCGCGCTAGCCGATCAGCGTCAGCGTCTGCGTGGCCCGTGTGACCGCGACGTAGAGGTCCTGCCAGCCTTGCGGCGAGGCGTTGACGATCGCGTCGGGGTCCACAACCACAACGTGGTCGAACTCGAGGCCCTTCACCTCGCCGACGTTATCGGCGGTGACCACCGCGGTGAGCCCGCCGCGCGCGTCGAGTTCGGCGCGAATCTTCTCCGCGGCGGCGTCGTAGTCGAGGTCGGTGCCCGCATCCAGGCGCCGCACGGGCTCACCCGTTGACCGCACGGTCACCGCGGGTTCCGCGGCGGTGTCGATCTCGGCGAGGAGCTCGTCGGCGAACTCCATGATCTCTTTCGGCGTGCGGTAGTTGACGGTCAGCTCGTGGAAGCGGAAACGCTCACCGATGAAAGGGGCAAGGGACTCCGACCAGGACTCGACGCCAGCGGGGGAGGATGTCTGCGCCGGATCGCCCACCAGCGTCATCCACCGGGACGGGCAGCGCCGGAAGACCATCCGCCACTCCATCGGGGTGAGCTCCTGTGCCTCGTCGACGATCACGTGGCCGTACGCCCAGCTCAGATCGGCTCGCGCACGTTCGGCGGTGGAGCGGATGTCGGTCTCACGCTGACGGCTCGCCAGGGTCTCGGCGTCGATGATGTCGTGGGCGGAGAGCACCTCGGCCTCAAATTCATCGTCGTCGGTGTCGGTGTTGGCCGAGGAAGCGAGGATGTCCAGCGCGTCTTCGGCGTCCGCGACGAGCTCCCGCCACTTCCGGTCGGCTTTCTCGGCTTCGCCGGAGGGGGTGGGGATGCCGGTGAGGGTGTAAAGCTCGTCGATAAGCGCTGTGTCTGCGGGCGTGAACGCCCACCCGTCGGCGCGGAAGAGGGCGTCGCGCGTGACGTCGTCGTAGTCGTGTGCGGCGGCCGCGATCGCGTCGGCGTCGCTCACGAATCCAGCGAGCACGGCAGGAGCGTCGAGTTCCGGGAAATGCTTATCGACGATTCCCGCAACCTGCCCGTCCTCCGCCAGATCGTCGTGAAGCTGGTCCACGTCGGCCTCGGAGAGCAGGTTTGTACCGCCCAACGGGTCCGCGCCGATCTTCTCGGCGAGCGCTTCGGCGATGAGCTGGGTGAGGTGGTCGGCGAAATAGGCGCGGGCCTCGTTGTGTGGCTTGCGCGAACGGCGGGCGCGGGTGCGCGCGGCGGCGACCATGGCGGGGGTGACCGCGAGATCGATGCCGTCGATGCGCAGCGCGATGTCGTCGTCGGGGACCGTCTGGAGGTACTGCACGGCGCGCTTGAGGATGAGCGCCATGTCCTCCGACCCCTTCACCTCGCGCGCGACGAGCGAGTCGGTGCCATGTGGCGTGATGCCGGGAACGAGGTCGGCGACGGTGCTCAGCACGACGCCCGTCTCGCCGAGCTCGGGAAGCACACGCGAGATGTAGTCGAGGAATGTGCGGTTCGGCCCGACGACGAGCACGCCGGTGCGGGCAAGCTGGTCGCGCCACGTGTACAGCAGGTACGCGACGCGGTGCAGCGCGACCGCGGTCTTGCCGGTGCCGGGGCCGCCGCCGACGACGAGGACGCCGCGCGTGGGGTCGCGGATGATCTCGTCCTGCTCG
This window contains:
- a CDS encoding ABC transporter ATP-binding protein; translated protein: MTTSINADGKGPKKSSISGRDSLWSSTGGGGDYVPPVRDDDTLVLRIRDLRMATYSGTEILHGVDIDLYRGEIVGLVGESGSGKTTAGLAALGHVRTGLTITDGSVTLYSRDDKTTDVLSLSEDDVRDMRGSRVAYIPQDPALSLNPAMRIGDQVREVLDIHGYGSSSSERAERVREVMRDVDLPDTEEYLARWPHQLSGGQQQRVGIAMAFAMYPDVLILDEPTTGLDVTTQNHVLKTIRTMTMKNDVASLYITHDLAVVGELVDRVIVMLRGDIVEEGPFNAVLYNPKHAYTRKLLGAIPDLEGEKDIAGNDRWTNSWAEVHGDPAASAETPLLQVRDLEMAYGDNKVLHGINLAIEAGESTLLLGESGSGKTTLARSIAGLNPGYTGDVLLRGKELAHSSRDRTLEHRKDVQYIFQSPFSSLNPRRTIGESMSVPLVMAGELSRDEQRAIVEETLEAVQLDRSFYDRRPGDLSGGERQRAAIGRALVNAPSVLVCDEITSALDVSVQASILQLLAELRYERGLSLLFVTHNIALARHIATRVAVLNKGVIVDDGPVDDVLDNPQHDYTRSLLANIPSL
- a CDS encoding ABC transporter permease — its product is MTQPQNTGSESVESLKADKAAATEPAAAHTESSAAKSATGAPSDVRTGDELKASLSKPDPLLKRIWAQPEGKVGMILTGLVLLVALLGYFFTEQLTGYSTTEFLGLPFTSDGVFGTDNLGRSVASRFIGGGLILLITAFLATLLGMVVGTVLGMIAGYTGGATDAVIMRINDVLLAFPQLIFAMLAIVIFGPSATVLVLVIGLTHAPRIARVARSATQSVTNEDYIRAAQMYSVPHWKILTQEILPNITGPLSVEAGLRLTYSIGSIASLSFLGLGIQPPAADWGLMINENRIALSIQPWGVVLPVIAIAVLTIGTNMLADATARATASTATPIKRTGATIPSDRQDKVAPIINEDTRSRTTQAAPKENA
- a CDS encoding ABC transporter permease, with amino-acid sequence MGKLIARRLGLSIFILLAVSVIIFCATLLLPGDPARAILGQQATPERIDALQAEMNLDKNPVERYFLWLGGVLTGDFGTSTTTGGPVSELLGEPLVNSLVLMALAALIAIPLGILVGIYAAWWRGFRRDQAITWVTLILAAMPEFVIGILLVTVFATSVFQVLPAVTMSQPGASVWSYPSQLVLPTLTLALVVSPYIARMTRATMIETLDSGYVEMARLKGVPERRVIFRHALPHAIGPIAQVVAIQLAWLAGGIVVVEYLFRYPGLGVAMIDAVNYRDVQVVQAVTLLIAAVYVVVNLLADVIGIMANPKLRSN
- a CDS encoding ABC transporter substrate-binding protein, which codes for MVELSRRQLLGTAAVAGSATALAACSPTMPAENIVTSGPPRKGGTLRVGLVGGSTADTVDAHIPASSSDAARVVNLYESLVRRGYEYELENRLAESLEPNEDATEWTIRLREGVKFSDGRPVRPEDVIATYERVADPDDPKNGAGSIAHIEAMNVVDDRTLTISLSRPDATLTDALAEYQMGIVPEDYDPENPIGAGPFKLVSFSAGRETVMERNEHFFLGPANLDRVEVVDFYQEDAMLNALLSSQVDGIGALNHALVRVIESDPRMRVVSSETGMWLPFTMRVDHEPFDDERVRQAMRLACARPGMVDQVFSGEGQVGNDMFALYDPAYPHEFPQREQNIEKAKKLLADAGYPDGIDVTLATSEIASGAVRAAQVFTEQVRDAGIRVKIDQVDSTTFWADGNYLSYPFSQTFYYTRNFLEQVNRCATEDAPFNETHWVDDEFTARVEAARGIVDDRERSKEIKELQREFYDRGGYIIWGFPNQVDAYHNYVVGARPHPSGIALSQALFYDMWIAEA
- a CDS encoding TetR family transcriptional regulator C-terminal domain-containing protein, whose amino-acid sequence is MPQTRPNTAARAAITAAGLRHADVATHLGIDASKLSKSLSGVRRFSADELERLAEITGVTVDSLRPLSAKATGHAPSAARPREAEWADRRRAIAAAAWPLFTSNGYQAVKVADIAREAGMSSSAVHYYFNSKHAIFLATLDLCSEQAAERREAVASISDPAQRLVRFALVPLDGSAEATREWTTWAQFWASSPMFADAKEATAVAYCRWDQQLRAIVLEGMASGQFAAAEPDDMVSAVTVTIDGLGVQMLIGALSATDAADAVTAYLNTWMTADAVLVKENA
- the uvrB gene encoding excinuclease ABC subunit UvrB, which gives rise to MAFAAEHPVLSHSEFRPVGEVERTEKLFKVESEFEPSGDQPKAIAELDKRLRNGEPDVVLMGATGTGKSATAAWLIEQQQRPTLVMAPNKTLAAQLATELRELLPNNAVEYFVSYYDYYQPEAYIAQTDTYIEKDSSINDDVERLRHSATSALLSRRDVVVVSSVSCIYGLGTPQSYLDRSLLLRVGEEIDRDRFLRLLVDVQYERNDVDFKRGTFRVKGDTVDIIPAYEEVAVRVEFFGDEVDSLYYIHPLTGDVLEQRDELRIFPATHYVATEERMEKAIEAIKEELADRLEDLENRGKLLEAQRLRMRTEYDLEMIQQVGFCSGIENYSRHMDGRAAGSAPATLIDYFPEDFLTIIDESHVTVPQIGGMYEGDMSRKRNLVEFGFRLPSAVDNRPLTFDEFEDRVGQTVYMSATPGDYELEAAGGEFVEQVIRPTGLVDPKVTVRPTKGQIDDLIHEIRERTEKDERVLVTTLTKRMAEDLTDYFLDNGIKVRYLHSDIDTLQRVELLRQLRLGEFDVLVGINLLREGLDLPEVSLVAILDADKEGFLRSTKSLIQTIGRAARNVSGEVIMYGDDITESMQAAIDETERRRAKQIAYNKEHGIDPQPLRKKIADILDEVYEHSDDNAASASGETSMLEGRDTSSMAQDEIQQLIDDLTTQMTSAAGELKFELAGRLRDEIADLRKELRGVKEAGI
- a CDS encoding universal stress protein, with translation MAKNYNTIVVGTDGSASSLLAVERAAELAGAFGAKLVIGCAYYESEDEVSSTLRQDSNTILGNDTARANLSSAVERAKETGLDNVETAVRPGTPVEALMSIVTDFSAELLVVGNRGINSLTGRLLGSVPADVARQSDCDVMIVHTVA
- a CDS encoding HelD family protein — its product is MAKSVDTRDTRAEEQRHVDTLFAHLDREVAAASARLEEVQRAVDPDNPDAAALVRRETEYHGLNAKLDALNIAETGLVFGRIDITDNDPENPVPGRGDLDRRYIGRMGMDDRADNYRTLLLDWRAPMARPYYLATTAHPEGVEKRRNIRMRGRTVAAVDDEVLSGDNAAAAAQTTDVGSEAALLRAMNSPRTGHMQSIVETIQREQDEIIRDPTRGVLVVGGGPGTGKTAVALHRVAYLLYTWRDQLARTGVLVVGPNRTFLDYISRVLPELGETGVVLSTVADLVPGITPHGTDSLVAREVKGSEDMALILKRAVQYLQTVPDDDIALRIDGIDLAVTPAMVAAARTRARRSRKPHNEARAYFADHLTQLIAEALAEKIGADPLGGTNLLSEADVDQLHDDLAEDGQVAGIVDKHFPELDAPAVLAGFVSDADAIAAAAHDYDDVTRDALFRADGWAFTPADTALIDELYTLTGIPTPSGEAEKADRKWRELVADAEDALDILASSANTDTDDDEFEAEVLSAHDIIDAETLASRQRETDIRSTAERARADLSWAYGHVIVDEAQELTPMEWRMVFRRCPSRWMTLVGDPAQTSSPAGVESWSESLAPFIGERFRFHELTVNYRTPKEIMEFADELLAEIDTAAEPAVTVRSTGEPVRRLDAGTDLDYDAAAEKIRAELDARGGLTAVVTADNVGEVKGLEFDHVVVVDPDAIVNASPQGWQDLYVAVTRATQTLTLIG